A genome region from Streptomyces xanthophaeus includes the following:
- the polA gene encoding DNA polymerase I: MDGHSLAYRAFFALPAENFTTATGQPTNAIYGFASMLANTLRDEAPTHFAVAFDVSRKTWRSTEFPEYKANRSKTPDEFKGQVELIGELLDTMHVPRFAVDGFEADDVIATLATQAEAAGFDVLIVTGDRDSFQLVSEHTTVLYPTKGVSELTRFTPEKVVEKYGLTPQQYPDFAALRGDPSDNLPGIPGVGEKTAAKWITQFGSFAELVERADEVKGKAGQNFRDHLEAVKLNRVLTEMVKDVELPKAPADLVRAPYDRTAMLGVLDVLEIRNASLRERLLAVDPGAAVEEAPAPAAGVELDASVLGTGELAPWLESHAGGPLGLASVDSWALGQGNVTEIALAAAGGAAAWFTPAELDEADERAFAAWAADAARPKVVHNAKGLMRVFPEHGWTLAGVAMDTALAAYLVKPGRRSFALDALSMEYLHRELAPAAADGQLAFGADETAEAEALMGQARAVLDLGDAFTDKLAEVGAAELLHDMELPTSELLARMERSGIAADRDHLEAMEQQFAGAVQQAVKEAHATVGHEFNLGSPKQLQEVFFGELDLPKTKKTKTGYTTDADALAWLATQTDHELPVIMLRHREQAKLRVTVEGLVKTIAADGRVHTSFSQTVAATGRLSSTDPNLQNVPVRTDEGRAIRRGFVVGEGFESLMTADYSQIELRVMAHLSEDEGLIEAFATGEDLHTTVASQVFGVERSAVDAEMRRKIKAMSYGLAYGLSAFGLAQQLNIEPAEARGLMETFFERFGGVRDYLGRVVDEARATGYTATIFGRRRYLPDLNSDNRQRREAAERMALNAPIQGTAADIVKVAMLRVDKAIAGAGLRSRMLLQVHDEIVLEIAPGEREQVEELVRREMGAAVELRAALDVSVGVGPDWESAAH, translated from the coding sequence ATGGACGGGCACTCCCTGGCCTACCGGGCGTTCTTCGCGCTGCCCGCGGAGAATTTCACGACCGCGACGGGGCAGCCGACCAACGCAATCTACGGTTTTGCGTCGATGCTGGCGAACACGCTGCGCGACGAGGCCCCCACGCACTTCGCGGTGGCGTTCGACGTCTCCCGCAAGACGTGGCGCTCGACGGAGTTCCCCGAGTACAAGGCGAACCGCTCCAAGACCCCCGACGAGTTCAAGGGGCAGGTCGAGCTGATCGGCGAGCTGCTCGACACGATGCACGTGCCGCGGTTCGCCGTCGACGGCTTCGAGGCCGACGACGTGATCGCGACGCTGGCGACGCAGGCCGAGGCGGCCGGCTTCGACGTGCTGATCGTCACCGGCGACCGGGACTCCTTCCAGCTCGTCTCCGAGCACACCACCGTGCTCTACCCGACCAAGGGCGTCTCCGAGCTCACCCGGTTCACCCCGGAGAAGGTCGTGGAGAAGTACGGCCTCACCCCGCAGCAGTACCCGGACTTCGCGGCGCTGCGCGGCGACCCGTCCGACAACCTGCCGGGCATCCCGGGCGTCGGTGAGAAGACCGCGGCCAAGTGGATCACCCAGTTCGGGTCGTTCGCGGAGCTCGTGGAGCGCGCCGACGAGGTCAAGGGCAAGGCCGGGCAGAACTTCCGGGACCACCTGGAGGCCGTCAAGCTCAACCGGGTCCTGACCGAGATGGTCAAGGACGTGGAGCTGCCCAAGGCCCCGGCCGACCTGGTCCGCGCCCCCTACGACCGGACCGCCATGCTCGGTGTGCTGGACGTGCTGGAGATCCGCAACGCCTCGCTGCGCGAGCGGCTGCTCGCCGTGGACCCGGGCGCGGCCGTCGAAGAGGCCCCGGCTCCTGCGGCCGGCGTGGAGCTGGACGCGTCCGTGCTGGGCACGGGCGAGCTGGCGCCGTGGCTGGAGAGCCACGCGGGCGGCCCGCTGGGCCTCGCGAGCGTCGACAGCTGGGCGCTGGGCCAGGGCAATGTCACCGAGATCGCGCTGGCCGCGGCCGGCGGCGCAGCCGCCTGGTTCACGCCCGCCGAGCTGGACGAGGCGGACGAGCGGGCCTTCGCGGCCTGGGCCGCCGACGCGGCCAGGCCCAAGGTCGTGCACAACGCCAAGGGCCTGATGCGGGTCTTCCCCGAGCACGGCTGGACCCTCGCCGGCGTCGCCATGGACACCGCGCTCGCCGCCTACCTGGTCAAGCCCGGCCGCCGGTCCTTCGCCCTGGACGCCCTGTCCATGGAGTACCTGCACCGTGAGCTGGCGCCCGCCGCCGCCGACGGGCAGCTGGCCTTCGGCGCCGACGAGACCGCCGAGGCCGAGGCCCTGATGGGGCAGGCCCGCGCGGTCCTGGACCTGGGCGACGCCTTCACGGACAAGCTCGCCGAGGTCGGCGCCGCGGAGCTGCTCCACGACATGGAGCTGCCCACCTCCGAACTCCTCGCCCGGATGGAACGCTCCGGCATCGCCGCCGACCGCGACCACCTGGAGGCCATGGAGCAGCAGTTCGCGGGAGCCGTGCAGCAGGCCGTCAAGGAGGCGCACGCCACCGTCGGCCACGAGTTCAACCTCGGCTCGCCCAAGCAGCTCCAGGAGGTCTTCTTCGGCGAGCTGGACCTGCCGAAGACGAAGAAGACCAAGACCGGTTACACCACGGACGCGGACGCGCTGGCCTGGCTGGCCACGCAGACCGACCACGAACTCCCCGTGATCATGCTGCGGCACCGGGAGCAGGCCAAGCTGCGCGTCACCGTCGAGGGCCTGGTCAAGACCATCGCCGCCGACGGCCGGGTGCACACCAGCTTCAGCCAGACCGTCGCCGCGACCGGCCGGCTGTCCTCCACCGACCCCAACCTGCAGAACGTGCCGGTGCGCACCGACGAGGGCCGCGCCATCCGCCGCGGCTTCGTCGTCGGCGAGGGCTTCGAGTCCCTGATGACGGCCGACTACAGCCAGATCGAACTGCGCGTCATGGCCCACCTCTCCGAGGACGAGGGCCTGATCGAGGCGTTCGCGACCGGCGAGGACCTGCACACCACCGTCGCCTCCCAGGTGTTCGGCGTGGAGCGGTCCGCGGTCGACGCCGAGATGCGCCGCAAGATCAAGGCCATGTCGTACGGACTCGCCTACGGGCTCTCCGCCTTCGGCCTCGCCCAGCAGCTGAACATCGAGCCCGCCGAGGCGCGCGGCTTGATGGAGACCTTCTTCGAGCGGTTCGGCGGGGTCCGCGACTACCTCGGCCGGGTCGTCGACGAGGCCCGCGCCACCGGATACACGGCGACGATCTTCGGCCGCCGCCGGTATCTGCCCGACCTCAACAGCGACAACCGCCAGCGCCGCGAGGCCGCCGAGCGGATGGCGCTCAACGCCCCCATCCAGGGCACCGCCGCCGACATCGTCAAGGTCGCGATGCTGCGCGTGGACAAGGCGATCGCCGGGGCCGGTCTGCGGTCGCGGATGCTGCTCCAGGTCCACGACGAAATCGTGCTGGAGATCGCCCCGGGCGAGCGCGAGCAGGTCGAGGAGCTGGTGCGGCGCGAGATGGGCGCCGCCGTCGAGCTCCGGGCCGCGCTGGACGTGTCGGTGGGCGTCGGCCCGGACTGGGAGTCCGCCGCGCACTGA
- a CDS encoding FdhF/YdeP family oxidoreductase, translated as MATKPPTGDPVQDAPQVTPPKHAAAGLPAIGHTLRIAQQQMGVARTARTLLKVNQKDGFDCPGCAWPEGDKRHTAEFCENGAKAVAEEATLRRVTPEFFAAHPLADLATRSGYWLGQQGRITEPMYLPEGGDRYEPVSWERAFAIIAEELTALGSPDEALFYTSGRTSNEAAFLFQLFAREFGTNNLPDCSNMCHESSGSALTETIGIGKGSVSLEDLHQADLIIVAGQNPGTNHPRMLSALEKAKSAGAKIISVNPLPEAGMERFKNPQTPIGMLKGTALNDLFLQIRIGGDQALFRLLNKLVIETDGATDEAFIREHTHGYEELAAAAKEADWDETLTATGLTRPEIERALAMVLASKRTIVCWAMGLTQHKHAVATIREVVNLLLLRGNIGRPGAGVCPVRGHSNVQGDRTMGIFERPAPAFLDALDKEFGITSPRGHGYDVVRSIQALRDGKAKVLFAMGGNFVGATPDTEVTEAAIRQASLTVHVSTKLNRSHAVTGRRALILPTLGRTDKDVQASGKQFVTVEDSMGMVHASRGNLAPASPHLLSEPAIVARMARAVLGAASATPWEEFERDYASIRERISRVIPGFEDFNARVARPAGFQLPHAPRDERRFPTKTGKANFTAAPVEYPRVPAGRLLLQTLRSHDQYNTTIYGLDDRYRGITGGRRVVMVNPADAAELGLADGAYTDLVSEWKDGVERRAPGFRVVHYPTARGCAAAYYPETNVLVPLDSTADTSNTPASKSVVVRFEPA; from the coding sequence ATGGCGACCAAGCCGCCCACAGGTGATCCGGTACAGGACGCACCGCAGGTCACACCGCCCAAGCACGCGGCCGCGGGCCTTCCGGCGATCGGGCACACGCTGCGGATCGCCCAGCAGCAGATGGGCGTGGCGCGCACCGCCCGCACGCTCCTCAAGGTCAATCAGAAGGACGGCTTCGACTGCCCGGGCTGCGCCTGGCCCGAGGGCGACAAGCGGCACACGGCCGAGTTCTGCGAGAACGGCGCCAAGGCCGTCGCGGAGGAGGCCACGCTGCGCCGGGTCACCCCCGAGTTCTTCGCCGCGCACCCGCTGGCCGACCTGGCCACGCGTTCCGGCTACTGGCTGGGGCAGCAGGGCCGCATCACCGAGCCGATGTACCTCCCCGAGGGCGGCGACCGGTACGAGCCGGTGAGCTGGGAGCGGGCCTTCGCGATCATCGCCGAGGAGCTGACCGCCCTCGGCTCCCCCGACGAGGCCCTCTTCTACACCTCGGGCCGCACCAGCAACGAGGCCGCGTTCCTCTTCCAGCTCTTCGCCCGCGAGTTCGGCACGAACAACCTGCCCGACTGCTCCAACATGTGCCACGAGTCCTCGGGCTCCGCACTGACCGAGACCATCGGCATCGGCAAGGGCAGCGTCTCCCTCGAAGACCTCCACCAGGCCGACCTGATCATCGTCGCCGGCCAGAACCCGGGCACCAACCACCCGCGCATGCTCTCCGCCCTGGAGAAGGCCAAGTCCGCCGGCGCGAAGATCATCTCGGTGAATCCGCTGCCCGAGGCGGGCATGGAGCGGTTCAAGAACCCGCAGACCCCCATCGGCATGCTGAAGGGCACCGCCCTCAACGACCTCTTCCTGCAGATCCGCATCGGCGGCGACCAGGCCCTCTTCCGCCTCCTCAACAAGCTCGTCATCGAGACGGACGGCGCCACCGACGAGGCCTTCATCCGCGAGCACACCCACGGCTACGAGGAGCTCGCGGCCGCCGCGAAGGAGGCCGACTGGGACGAGACCCTCACCGCGACCGGCCTGACCCGCCCCGAGATCGAGCGGGCGCTGGCCATGGTCCTGGCCTCGAAGCGCACCATCGTGTGCTGGGCCATGGGCCTCACCCAGCACAAGCACGCCGTCGCCACCATCCGCGAGGTCGTCAACCTCCTCCTGCTGCGCGGCAACATCGGCCGCCCCGGCGCCGGCGTCTGCCCCGTCCGCGGCCACTCCAACGTGCAGGGCGACCGCACCATGGGGATCTTCGAGCGCCCCGCGCCCGCCTTCCTCGACGCCCTCGACAAGGAATTCGGCATCACCTCGCCGCGCGGGCACGGCTACGACGTCGTCCGCTCCATCCAGGCCCTGCGCGACGGCAAGGCCAAGGTCCTCTTCGCGATGGGCGGCAACTTCGTCGGGGCCACCCCCGACACCGAGGTCACCGAGGCCGCCATCCGGCAGGCCTCCCTGACGGTGCACGTCTCCACGAAGCTCAACCGCTCCCACGCGGTCACCGGCCGGCGGGCCCTGATCCTGCCCACCCTCGGCCGTACCGACAAGGACGTGCAGGCGAGCGGCAAGCAGTTCGTGACCGTCGAGGACTCCATGGGCATGGTCCACGCCTCCCGCGGCAACCTCGCCCCCGCCTCCCCGCACCTGCTCTCCGAGCCCGCGATCGTGGCCCGCATGGCCCGCGCGGTCCTCGGCGCGGCCTCCGCCACCCCGTGGGAGGAGTTCGAGCGCGACTACGCCTCGATCCGCGAGCGCATCTCCCGCGTGATCCCCGGCTTCGAGGACTTCAACGCCCGCGTCGCCCGCCCCGCCGGCTTCCAGCTCCCGCACGCCCCGCGCGACGAGCGCCGCTTCCCGACGAAGACCGGCAAGGCCAATTTCACCGCCGCGCCCGTGGAGTACCCGCGCGTCCCCGCGGGACGGCTGCTCCTGCAGACCCTGCGCAGCCACGACCAGTACAACACCACGATCTACGGCCTCGACGACCGCTACCGCGGCATCACCGGCGGCCGCCGCGTGGTCATGGTGAACCCGGCCGACGCGGCCGAGCTGGGGCTGGCCGACGGTGCGTACACGGACCTGGTGAGCGAGTGGAAGGACGGCGTGGAGCGGCGCGCGCCCGGCTTCCGCGTCGTGCACTACCCGACCGCCCGCGGCTGCGCGGCCGCGTACTACCCGGAGACCAACGTGCTGGTCCCGCTGGACTCGACCGCGGACACCAGCAACACCCCGGCCAGCAAGTCCGTCGTCGTGCGCTTCGAACCGGCCTGA
- a CDS encoding PaaI family thioesterase, whose translation MGEQHAVKFPQEVLDEYTALGIDLPSLFSAGHLGERMDIRILEASADRVVGTMPVEGNTQPYGLLHGGASAVLAETLGSVGAMMHGGITKIAVGVDLNCTHHRGARSGIVTGVATPVHRGRSTTTFEIVITDEQDKRICTARLTCLLRDADPAAAGA comes from the coding sequence ATGGGCGAGCAGCACGCAGTGAAGTTCCCGCAGGAGGTGCTCGACGAGTACACGGCCCTGGGCATCGACCTGCCCTCGCTGTTCTCGGCGGGACACCTGGGCGAGCGGATGGACATCCGCATCCTGGAGGCCTCGGCCGACCGCGTCGTGGGCACCATGCCCGTCGAGGGCAACACCCAGCCCTACGGACTGCTGCACGGCGGGGCCTCGGCCGTGCTGGCCGAGACCCTCGGCTCGGTCGGCGCCATGATGCACGGCGGCATCACCAAGATCGCCGTCGGCGTGGACCTGAACTGCACCCACCACCGGGGCGCCCGCTCCGGCATCGTCACCGGCGTCGCCACCCCGGTGCACCGCGGCCGCTCGACCACCACCTTCGAGATCGTCATCACCGACGAGCAGGACAAGCGGATCTGCACCGCCCGCCTGACCTGCCTGCTGCGCGACGCCGACCCGGCCGCCGCGGGGGCCTGA
- a CDS encoding branched-chain amino acid ABC transporter substrate-binding protein, whose protein sequence is MRHRSLLVLTTVITTGALTLTACGSRDGGDSKDNGGGKKTTVVIGVDAPLTGSLSALGQGIKNSVDLAAKTANKNNEVPGIEFKVEALDDQAVPASGQANATKLVGNKDVLGVVGPLNSGVAQQMQGVFASANLAQVSPANTNPALSQGDNWGKGEFKRGFKTYFRTAATDVVQGKFAAQYLFKDAGKKKVFIVDDKQTYGAGLAAIFADEFKKLGGEVVGTDHVTVKETDFSSTADKVKTSGADSVYFGGQYPEGGLLADQIKKTGANVPLMGGDGIQDPAFISASGEANEGDLATSIGYPVEKLDTAKKFIEDYKAEGYKDPYAAYGGYSYDAGWAVIQAVKAAVAANNGKLPTDARAKVVEALGKVSFEGVTGKVAFDEYGDTTNKQLTVYKVEGGKWVDVKSDTFNQ, encoded by the coding sequence GTGCGACACCGTTCTTTGCTCGTCCTCACCACCGTGATCACCACGGGAGCACTGACCCTCACCGCTTGCGGATCGCGCGACGGCGGAGACTCCAAGGACAACGGCGGCGGCAAGAAGACCACCGTCGTCATCGGTGTGGACGCCCCGCTCACGGGCTCGCTCTCCGCGCTCGGCCAGGGCATCAAGAACTCCGTCGACCTCGCGGCCAAGACGGCCAACAAGAACAACGAGGTCCCGGGCATCGAGTTCAAGGTCGAGGCCCTCGACGACCAGGCGGTCCCCGCCTCCGGTCAGGCCAACGCCACCAAGCTCGTCGGCAACAAGGACGTCCTCGGCGTCGTCGGCCCGCTGAACTCCGGCGTCGCCCAGCAGATGCAGGGCGTCTTCGCCTCCGCCAACCTGGCGCAGGTCTCCCCCGCCAACACCAACCCCGCGCTCAGCCAGGGCGACAACTGGGGCAAGGGCGAGTTCAAGCGCGGCTTCAAGACCTACTTCCGCACCGCCGCCACCGACGTGGTCCAGGGCAAGTTCGCCGCCCAGTACCTCTTCAAGGACGCCGGCAAGAAGAAGGTCTTCATCGTCGACGACAAGCAGACCTACGGCGCCGGCCTCGCCGCCATCTTCGCCGACGAGTTCAAGAAGCTCGGCGGCGAGGTCGTCGGCACCGACCACGTCACCGTGAAGGAGACCGACTTCTCCTCCACCGCCGACAAGGTCAAGACCTCCGGCGCCGACTCCGTCTACTTCGGCGGCCAGTACCCCGAGGGCGGCCTGCTCGCCGACCAGATCAAGAAGACCGGCGCCAACGTCCCCCTCATGGGCGGCGACGGCATCCAGGACCCGGCCTTCATCAGCGCCTCCGGTGAGGCCAACGAGGGCGACCTCGCCACCTCCATCGGCTACCCGGTCGAGAAGCTCGACACGGCCAAGAAGTTCATCGAGGACTACAAGGCCGAGGGTTACAAGGACCCGTACGCCGCCTACGGTGGCTACTCCTACGACGCCGGCTGGGCCGTCATCCAGGCCGTCAAGGCCGCCGTCGCCGCCAACAACGGCAAGCTGCCCACCGACGCCCGCGCCAAGGTCGTCGAGGCACTCGGCAAGGTCTCCTTCGAAGGCGTGACCGGCAAGGTCGCCTTCGACGAGTACGGCGACACCACCAACAAGCAGCTCACCGTCTACAAGGTCGAGGGCGGCAAGTGGGTCGACGTCAAGAGCGACACCTTCAACCAGTAA